The genomic region ACGTCGTGTTCGACGGCGACTCCTTCCTGATGTCCCCGGACGGTGAGGTCGTGGCCCGCGGCGCCCAGTTCAGCCCCGACCTGGTCGTCGTCGACCTCCCCATGCAGGCCGACGCCGACGCCGCGGAACCAGACGGTGCGCTGCGGCTCGCCGGTCACGCCGCGGACCGTCCGACCCTGCCACCGCCGGCCACGCTCGAGCGGCTGGACCCGGTCGGCGAGGTGTGGCACGCCCTGGTCACCGCCACCCGCGACTACTGCCAGCGCAACGGGTTCACCGAGGCGGTGATCGGACTCTCCGGCGGGATCGACTCCGCCGTCACGGCGGCAGTGGCCGCCGACGCACTCGGCGGCGAGCACGTGCTGGGGGTCGCGATGCCCTCGCCCTACTCCAGCGAGCACTCGCTCGAGGACGCACGGGCGCTGGCGGCCAACCTCGGCAGCATCTACCACGAGCTGCCGATCGAGGCCCCGATGCGGGCGGTCGGCGAGGCTCTCGGCGATCTCGTCGTCACCGGGTTCGGCGAACAACAAGGCGACGGCCGACAGGCCGGCGTCGCCTACGAGAACATCCAGGCCCGACTGCGGGGCCTGCTGGTGATGGCGTTGTCGAACGAGCGCGGCTCGATCGTGCTCACGACCGGCAACAAGTCCGAGTACGCCGTGGGCTACGCCACGCTGTACGGCGACATGGCCGGCGGGTTCGCGCCGCTCAAGGACGTCCCGAAACTGCTCGTGTACGAGCTGGCGCGCTGGCGCAACGCCATGGGTGCCGTGATCCCCCCGTCCACGATCGACAAGCCGCCGTCGGCGGAACTGCGCCCCGACCAGCGCGACGACGACAGCCTGCCGCCGTACGAAATCCTCGACGACATCATCGAGGGGTACGTCGAACAGGACCTCGGGGTCGCCGGCCTGGTGGCGCGGGGCCATGACGAAGCCACCGTCCGCCAGGTGCTGCACCTGGTCGACCGGGCCGAGTTCAAGCGCCGTCAGTCGGCGCCGGGACCGAAGGTGACCTGCCGCGCGTTCGGCCGGGAACGGCGGGTGCCCATGACCAACGGCTGGCGCAACACCACCGGCGACTGAGATCCCGGCGTCTCGCAGCGAGCGTCGCGCTCACACGAGGCCGAGCGCCACCATGGCCCGGGCGACCCGGATGAAGCCCGCGATGTTGGCGCCGACGACGTAGTTGCCAGGCGTGCCGAACTCCTCGGCGGTGTCGTGGCAGGTCTGGTGGATGTCCACCATGATCTCCTCGAGCCGCCCCTCGGTGTGCGCGAAGCTCCACCGGTCACGACTCGCGTTCTGCTGCATCTCGAGCGCCGAGGTCGCCACCCCGCCGGCATTCGCGGCCTTGCCGGGGCCGTAGGCGATCCCGGCCTCGTGGAAGGCGCGGACGCCCTCGGGCGTGGTCGGCATGTTGGCGCCCTCGGCAACGGCGACGCACCCGTTGCGGATGAGCGTCGCCGCGTCCTTGCCGGTCAGCTCGTTCTGGGTCGCGCACGGGAGCGCGACGTCGCACGGCAGGTCCCAGATGTTGCCGCGGGGGATGAAGGTGGCGGAGCCCCGACGCTCGGCGTAGTCGGCGACGCGTCCCCGCTCGATCTCCTTGACCTGCTTGAGCAGCTCGAGGTCGATGCCCTCGGGGTCGTGGACGACCCCATCGGAGTCCGAGCACGCCACCACGCGTCCGCCGAGCTGGTGGACCTTCTCGGCCGCGTAGATGGCCACGTTGCCCGAGCCGGACACCAGGCACGTCCGCCCCTCGAGCGAGGAGCCCCGGGCCTTCAACATCTCGTTGACGAAGAAGACGGTGCCGTACCCGGTGGCCTCGGTGCGCACGAGTGCGCCACCCCAGCCGGTCCCCTTGCCGGTCAACACGCCGGACTCGTAGCGGTTGGTGATGCGCTTGTACTGCCCGAACAGGTAGCCGATCTCGCGTGTGCCGACCCCGACGTCACCCGCGGGCACGTCGGTGTACTCGCCGATGTGACGGAAGAGCTCGGTCATCAGGCTCTGGCAGAACCGCATGATCTCGTCGTCGGAGCGGCCCTTCGGATCGAAGTCGGACCCGCCCTTGCCACCGCCGATGGGCATCCCGGTGAGCGAGTTCTTGAAGACCTGCTCGAAGCCGAGGAACTTGACGATGCCGAGATACACCGACGGGTGGAAGCGCATGCCTCCCTTGTAGGGCCCGAGCGCGCTGTTGAACTCGACACGGAACCCACGGTTGATCTGGACCTCGCCGGCGTCGTCCTGCCACGCCACGCGGAAGATGATCTGGCGCTCGGGTTCGCAGATGCGCTCGAGGATGCGGTGCTCGGTGAACTCCGGATACTTGGCCAAGACCGGCCCGAGCGACTCGAGGACCTCGCGGACGGCCTGGTGGAACTCGACC from Egicoccus sp. AB-alg6-2 harbors:
- a CDS encoding NAD+ synthase, with translation MTLRIALAQIRSQVGDIDGNVERVLEAWSRAAEAGADLVVFTELTTTGYPPEDLLLKPEFVRANLDAVTHLAEKGPAGTVAVIGYVGTEEGDLVRDDPAQPQGWEVASAAGVALTNSAAVLADGRVVATYDKFRLPNYGVFDEARYFTPRDEPLVVHVAGVPVGITVCEDLWVEPGPVGHAADHGAKLVVNLNASPYHRGKRAEREDWAARHVGRDGVWLAYVNVVGGQDDVVFDGDSFLMSPDGEVVARGAQFSPDLVVVDLPMQADADAAEPDGALRLAGHAADRPTLPPPATLERLDPVGEVWHALVTATRDYCQRNGFTEAVIGLSGGIDSAVTAAVAADALGGEHVLGVAMPSPYSSEHSLEDARALAANLGSIYHELPIEAPMRAVGEALGDLVVTGFGEQQGDGRQAGVAYENIQARLRGLLVMALSNERGSIVLTTGNKSEYAVGYATLYGDMAGGFAPLKDVPKLLVYELARWRNAMGAVIPPSTIDKPPSAELRPDQRDDDSLPPYEILDDIIEGYVEQDLGVAGLVARGHDEATVRQVLHLVDRAEFKRRQSAPGPKVTCRAFGRERRVPMTNGWRNTTGD
- the gdhA gene encoding NADP-specific glutamate dehydrogenase codes for the protein MLDEKIEPFFDVVVRRNPGEVEFHQAVREVLESLGPVLAKYPEFTEHRILERICEPERQIIFRVAWQDDAGEVQINRGFRVEFNSALGPYKGGMRFHPSVYLGIVKFLGFEQVFKNSLTGMPIGGGKGGSDFDPKGRSDDEIMRFCQSLMTELFRHIGEYTDVPAGDVGVGTREIGYLFGQYKRITNRYESGVLTGKGTGWGGALVRTEATGYGTVFFVNEMLKARGSSLEGRTCLVSGSGNVAIYAAEKVHQLGGRVVACSDSDGVVHDPEGIDLELLKQVKEIERGRVADYAERRGSATFIPRGNIWDLPCDVALPCATQNELTGKDAATLIRNGCVAVAEGANMPTTPEGVRAFHEAGIAYGPGKAANAGGVATSALEMQQNASRDRWSFAHTEGRLEEIMVDIHQTCHDTAEEFGTPGNYVVGANIAGFIRVARAMVALGLV